Proteins encoded by one window of Halobaculum halobium:
- a CDS encoding methytransferase partner Trm112, which produces MKASLLDIVCCPLDKHDLDLDVTEREEGDDGEIIAGTLTCTDCGETYPIEDGIPNLLPPDMRE; this is translated from the coding sequence ATGAAAGCGTCCCTGTTGGACATCGTCTGCTGTCCGCTCGACAAGCACGACCTCGACCTCGACGTGACCGAGCGCGAGGAGGGCGACGACGGCGAGATCATCGCGGGAACGCTCACCTGCACGGACTGCGGCGAGACGTACCCCATCGAGGACGGGATCCCGAACCTGTTACCGCCGGACATGCGCGAGTAA
- a CDS encoding DUF7524 family protein: MSSEAAVLGVTLNRERLNEVAAPESFAADGEFAVALRNEGEPVHVHLRFDGPLAGVAAVAPPNHYVDEGSTRTVRVSVAPVADAVTGTLDIIVGHGAEKTTVQLRIEPPEPEEEDSTVREDGDLGGDGSIGSDGSRESPLAKPAAEDGSREPSPVRRRVDEWLERARGAASAAKGDEGSPLDTGTIAVVALAGAALVGAGVVAVTLDGLAVTLGVVAVCIAVLVAGFLLVE, from the coding sequence GTGTCGTCAGAGGCAGCTGTCCTGGGGGTAACGCTGAACCGCGAGCGACTCAACGAGGTGGCCGCGCCGGAGTCGTTCGCGGCTGACGGCGAGTTCGCCGTCGCGCTCAGAAACGAGGGCGAGCCGGTCCACGTCCACCTGCGGTTCGACGGGCCGCTGGCGGGGGTCGCCGCTGTCGCGCCGCCCAACCACTACGTGGACGAGGGGTCGACTCGTACGGTTCGCGTGTCGGTCGCGCCCGTTGCGGACGCGGTGACGGGGACGCTGGACATCATCGTGGGCCACGGCGCCGAGAAAACGACCGTGCAGCTCCGGATCGAGCCGCCGGAGCCTGAGGAGGAGGACAGTACCGTCCGGGAGGACGGCGATCTCGGCGGCGACGGCAGTATCGGCAGCGACGGGTCACGGGAGTCACCGCTGGCGAAACCGGCTGCCGAGGACGGGTCGCGGGAACCGTCGCCCGTTCGTCGGCGGGTCGACGAGTGGCTCGAGCGCGCTCGCGGCGCCGCGTCAGCGGCGAAAGGCGACGAGGGTTCTCCGCTCGACACCGGAACGATCGCAGTCGTGGCGCTGGCGGGGGCGGCGCTCGTCGGCGCGGGGGTGGTCGCCGTCACGCTCGACGGGCTCGCGGTCACGCTGGGGGTGGTTGCGGTGTGCATCGCAGTGCTGGTCGCGGGGTTCCTCCTGGTCGAGTAG
- a CDS encoding adenylosuccinate synthase, whose protein sequence is MTVTIVGSQLGDEGKGALVDLWGGDADVVVRYQGGDNAGHTVVEGGEEYALSLVPSGAVRDKIGVLGNGCVVNPRTLFEETETLRERGLDPDVRVAKRAHVIMPYHRRLDGIEEEAKADSDSGVEVGTTGRGIGPTYEDKAGRRGIRVGDLLDPEVLRERLEYVVPYKRAVIEDVYGLDAGEECDIDALHEEYAEIGRRLRQAEMVVNCSDFLHERRAAGDNVMFEGAQGTLIDIDHGSYPYVTSSNPTAGGAATGSGTGPTVTGRGEVVGVVKAYLSRVGEGPMPTELDGDEREETLASDIREKGGEFGTVTGRPRRIGWLDVPMLRHAARVNGYTGVAVNHLDVLAGLDELKVGHAYDLDGAERLSLPATTERWAECEPVLREFEPWAAFDPEAVAEEGYEALPNAARDYLEYLEAQLDTPVYAVGVGPDREQTIVRSNPWE, encoded by the coding sequence ATGACTGTCACCATCGTCGGATCCCAGCTCGGCGACGAGGGCAAGGGCGCCCTCGTCGACCTGTGGGGCGGGGACGCCGACGTCGTCGTGCGGTATCAGGGCGGCGACAACGCCGGCCACACCGTCGTCGAAGGCGGTGAGGAGTACGCGCTCTCGCTGGTTCCCTCCGGCGCCGTCCGCGACAAGATCGGCGTACTCGGGAACGGCTGCGTCGTGAACCCCCGGACGTTGTTCGAGGAGACTGAGACGCTCCGCGAGCGCGGGCTGGACCCCGACGTGCGCGTCGCCAAGCGCGCACACGTCATCATGCCGTACCACCGGCGCCTCGACGGGATCGAAGAGGAGGCGAAAGCCGACTCCGACTCCGGCGTCGAGGTCGGCACCACCGGGCGCGGTATCGGCCCCACCTACGAGGACAAGGCCGGCCGCCGCGGGATCCGCGTCGGCGACCTGCTCGACCCCGAGGTGTTGCGCGAGCGTCTGGAGTACGTCGTCCCGTACAAGCGCGCGGTCATCGAGGACGTGTACGGCCTCGATGCGGGCGAGGAGTGCGACATCGACGCGCTCCACGAGGAGTACGCCGAGATCGGGCGCCGGCTCCGCCAGGCGGAGATGGTCGTCAACTGCTCGGACTTCCTGCACGAGCGCCGCGCCGCCGGGGACAACGTGATGTTCGAGGGCGCGCAGGGCACGCTCATCGACATCGACCACGGGAGCTACCCGTACGTCACCTCCTCGAACCCGACCGCCGGGGGCGCCGCGACCGGCTCGGGGACGGGGCCGACGGTCACCGGCCGCGGCGAGGTCGTCGGCGTCGTGAAGGCGTACCTCTCTCGCGTCGGCGAGGGACCGATGCCGACCGAACTGGACGGCGACGAGCGCGAAGAGACGCTCGCCAGCGACATCCGCGAGAAGGGTGGTGAGTTCGGCACCGTCACCGGTCGTCCCCGCCGGATCGGCTGGCTCGACGTGCCGATGCTCCGGCACGCGGCCCGCGTCAACGGCTACACCGGGGTCGCCGTCAACCACCTCGACGTGCTCGCCGGGCTGGACGAGCTGAAGGTCGGCCACGCCTACGACCTCGACGGTGCGGAACGACTGTCGCTGCCCGCGACGACCGAGCGCTGGGCCGAGTGCGAGCCGGTGCTGCGCGAGTTCGAGCCGTGGGCGGCGTTCGACCCCGAGGCCGTCGCCGAGGAGGGATACGAGGCGCTCCCGAACGCGGCTCGCGACTACTTGGAGTACCTCGAGGCGCAACTCGACACCCCCGTCTACGCCGTCGGCGTCGGCCCCGATCGCGAGCAGACGATCGTGCGGTCGAACCCCTGGGAGTAA